A portion of the Streptomyces platensis genome contains these proteins:
- a CDS encoding FAD-dependent oxidoreductase — protein MLRVAVIGSGPSGVYTAQSLIEQQAVPDLEVYVLDRLPCPYGLVRYGVAPDHEKIKSLQNNLRTVLEHPRAHFVGNVEVGAPGLGVAELREIFDAVVFCVGAATDRHLGIPGEELPGSHPATEFVAWYSAHPDAAALRFTLAARSALVIGVGNVAVDVARMLSRGAAELATTDMPQGPLSALADSRVEDVWMVGRRGPSQAKFTTKELRELGSLPDTEVRVRPEELALDPAYQDPGALPAVARRNVEVLRGWAERQAAGPERPDTAPESSPARRRRRIHLRFFLRPVEILGDAGGVRAVRFERTAPDGHGGVSGTGEFEEIEGQLVLRSVGYRGTPQPGLPFDETTGTVPHQAGRVLRDGSPLPGVYVAGWIKRGPTGVIGTNRPCAKETALSLLADAPALAEHASAGDPVTALIRAGQRPVTWPGWLAIEAAEAEWGRGLGRGTVKLPDWSGLLDAAHTAERSS, from the coding sequence TCCGGGCCCAGCGGCGTCTACACCGCCCAGTCCCTGATCGAGCAGCAGGCCGTACCGGACCTCGAGGTGTACGTCCTGGACCGCCTGCCCTGCCCGTACGGTCTGGTGCGCTACGGCGTGGCACCGGACCACGAGAAGATCAAGTCGTTGCAGAACAATCTGCGCACGGTGCTGGAGCATCCCCGGGCGCACTTCGTGGGGAATGTCGAGGTGGGGGCACCGGGGCTGGGCGTCGCGGAGTTGCGGGAGATCTTCGACGCGGTGGTGTTCTGTGTGGGCGCCGCCACCGACCGACATCTGGGCATCCCGGGCGAGGAGCTGCCCGGCAGCCATCCGGCGACCGAGTTCGTCGCCTGGTACAGCGCGCATCCGGACGCCGCCGCGCTCCGCTTCACCCTCGCGGCCAGGTCCGCCCTGGTGATCGGGGTGGGGAATGTGGCGGTGGACGTGGCGCGGATGCTGTCCCGTGGTGCCGCCGAACTCGCCACGACCGACATGCCGCAGGGGCCGCTCAGCGCACTCGCGGACAGTCGTGTCGAGGACGTCTGGATGGTCGGCAGACGCGGCCCCTCCCAGGCCAAGTTCACCACCAAGGAGCTGCGGGAGCTGGGCTCCCTTCCGGATACGGAGGTACGGGTACGGCCCGAGGAGCTGGCGCTGGACCCGGCCTACCAGGACCCGGGCGCGCTGCCCGCGGTGGCGCGGCGGAATGTCGAGGTGCTGCGCGGCTGGGCGGAGCGGCAGGCGGCCGGACCGGAGCGCCCGGACACCGCGCCGGAGTCGTCGCCCGCGCGCCGTCGCCGCCGCATTCACCTGCGGTTCTTCCTGCGGCCCGTCGAGATCCTGGGGGATGCCGGCGGCGTGCGCGCGGTGCGGTTCGAGCGGACGGCGCCGGACGGGCACGGCGGGGTCTCGGGTACCGGTGAATTCGAGGAGATCGAGGGGCAGTTGGTGCTGCGTTCGGTCGGCTACCGGGGGACGCCGCAGCCCGGTCTGCCGTTCGACGAGACGACGGGGACGGTGCCGCACCAGGCGGGGCGGGTGCTGCGGGACGGCTCGCCGCTCCCGGGTGTGTATGTGGCGGGCTGGATCAAGCGGGGCCCCACGGGGGTGATCGGCACGAACCGGCCGTGCGCGAAGGAGACCGCGCTGTCCCTGCTGGCGGACGCCCCTGCCCTGGCGGAGCACGCCTCGGCCGGCGATCCGGTGACGGCCCTGATCCGGGCGGGGCAGCGGCCGGTCACCTGGCCGGGCTGGCTGGCCATCGAGGCCGCCGAGGCGGAGTGGGGCCGCGGACTGGGGCGGGGCACCGTCAAGCTGCCGGACTGGTCAGGGCTGTTGGACGCGGCCCACACGGCGGAACGGAGCAGCTGA
- a CDS encoding ArsR/SmtB family transcription factor, protein MPTETTSPRTPSGSRSLEHPARADIRLAEVLHALADPMRLRIVRALAAAEGELNCADIELPVSKSTCTHHFRVLREHGVIQQFYRGTAKMNGLRRADLEDLFPGLIDAVLRGAELQARHLGEE, encoded by the coding sequence ATGCCGACCGAGACCACCTCCCCGCGCACCCCGTCGGGCTCCCGTTCGCTGGAGCACCCGGCCCGTGCGGACATCCGGCTCGCCGAGGTGCTGCATGCGCTCGCCGACCCGATGCGCCTGCGCATCGTCCGCGCCCTGGCGGCCGCCGAGGGCGAGCTGAACTGCGCGGACATCGAACTCCCGGTCAGCAAGTCGACCTGCACCCACCACTTCAGGGTGCTGCGCGAGCACGGCGTCATCCAGCAGTTCTACCGGGGCACCGCCAAGATGAACGGACTGCGCCGGGCCGACCTGGAGGACCTCTTCCCCGGCCTGATCGACGCCGTCCTCCGGGGGGCGGAGCTTCAGGCGCGCCACCTCGGGGAGGAGTGA